A single Balneolaceae bacterium DNA region contains:
- a CDS encoding type II toxin-antitoxin system VapC family toxin — protein sequence MSYLIDTHVLLWWLADDPQLGEGARECIRTGAVWVSTAAVWEIVIKKRIGKLEAPDDIDRQIQEQDFYVLDIKLPHVMALRSLPDHHSDPFDRIQIAQAATEDLAFITKDKRIRRYEGIDILTA from the coding sequence ATGAGTTACCTGATTGATACCCATGTATTGCTCTGGTGGCTGGCCGACGACCCCCAACTGGGAGAAGGTGCGAGAGAATGTATACGGACCGGGGCCGTTTGGGTAAGTACCGCCGCCGTTTGGGAGATTGTCATTAAAAAACGTATCGGCAAGCTCGAGGCGCCCGACGATATCGATCGTCAGATCCAGGAACAGGACTTCTATGTGCTCGACATCAAACTGCCCCATGTGATGGCCCTTCGGTCACTGCCGGATCATCACTCCGATCCCTTCGACCGCATCCAGATCGCCCAGGCCGCCACGGAAGACCTGGCATTTATTACAAAAGACAAGCGCATCCGCCGGTACGAGGGAATCGACATACTCACGGCATGA
- a CDS encoding type II toxin-antitoxin system prevent-host-death family antitoxin — protein sequence MKTFNIHKAKTHLSKLIQQALEGEEIVIANNGEPQVILRPYKPKTHRKPGAWKGKVQIADDFDELPEEIEAAFRGASE from the coding sequence ATGAAAACATTCAATATCCATAAAGCCAAAACACACCTCTCCAAGCTGATTCAGCAGGCCCTGGAGGGAGAGGAGATCGTTATTGCCAACAATGGGGAGCCCCAGGTCATCCTGCGGCCCTACAAACCCAAGACCCACCGAAAACCCGGTGCCTGGAAAGGCAAGGTGCAGATAGCTGACGATTTTGATGAGCTGCCGGAGGAAATAGAGGCGGCATTCCGCGGAGCATCTGAATGA
- the lexA gene encoding transcriptional repressor LexA, which yields MRALTDRQEEIFRFILEHYRDHGAVPDYPSLQEAFGFTSANSVYQHLSALVKKNYLVKLDHGTYDLHQSRFSLLEEDEPGQGLPIRGRIAAGGMHEAVSADLGHLPVELVSWRSPRLFALQVMGDSMRDAGIRDGDYIILDQKEPSNGDIGAVLYNGETTLKRIFQWEDEIELRPENDAYKPIHIRPEEWEEVTVFGTYVGRAWREDGEWGLLFRP from the coding sequence ATGCGAGCCCTCACCGACCGTCAGGAAGAGATCTTCCGCTTCATCCTGGAGCACTACCGGGACCACGGCGCCGTACCCGACTATCCCTCCCTGCAGGAGGCCTTCGGCTTCACCTCGGCCAACAGCGTTTACCAGCACCTGAGCGCCCTGGTCAAAAAGAACTACCTGGTGAAGCTGGACCACGGCACCTACGATCTCCACCAGAGCCGCTTCTCCCTGCTGGAGGAGGACGAGCCGGGCCAGGGCCTGCCCATCCGCGGGCGCATTGCGGCCGGCGGCATGCACGAAGCCGTGAGCGCCGACCTGGGCCACCTGCCCGTGGAGCTGGTGAGCTGGCGAAGTCCCCGCCTCTTTGCCCTGCAGGTGATGGGCGACAGCATGCGGGACGCCGGCATCCGCGACGGCGATTATATCATTTTGGACCAGAAGGAGCCTTCCAACGGCGACATCGGGGCGGTGCTCTACAACGGGGAGACCACCCTCAAGCGCATCTTCCAATGGGAGGACGAGATCGAGCTGCGCCCCGAAAACGACGCCTACAAGCCCATTCACATCCGGCCGGAGGAGTGGGAGGAGGTCACCGTCTTCGGCACCTACGTGGGACGGGCGTGGAGGGAAGACGGGGAGTGGGGCCTGCTGTTCCGGCCCTGA
- a CDS encoding cyanophycinase: MKNFSISFLPFLLATVLLLPGCASNSNSGGGAAGVDYEGTRGPASGSLVVVGGSMQDPAIFARFIDLAGGWDANIVVVPTAAADSIPQEYLDRIRQRFADRGVQNLTVLHTKDRELADSEAFTEPVRQADGVWFTGGRQWRIVDSYMGTLTQQAFEDVLERGGVIGGSSAGATIQGSYLARGDSRTNTIMMGDHEEGFAYIENVAIDQHLLQRNRQFDLVEIIEAKPHLLGIGLDENTAIVVQGDVFEVMGESFVAVYDASRWEAGDSDLEALPRGELFQLLDAGQRYNMRTRTVLEEDED, translated from the coding sequence ATGAAGAATTTCTCTATTTCCTTTCTGCCATTTCTTCTTGCTACGGTATTGCTGCTCCCGGGATGCGCTTCGAACAGTAATTCCGGCGGGGGTGCCGCCGGAGTTGACTACGAAGGAACACGTGGACCTGCCAGCGGCTCCCTGGTGGTTGTCGGAGGATCGATGCAGGACCCGGCCATATTTGCCCGTTTCATCGACCTGGCCGGCGGCTGGGATGCCAACATTGTGGTGGTACCCACCGCCGCGGCCGACTCCATTCCGCAGGAGTACCTCGACCGTATCCGCCAGCGCTTTGCCGACCGGGGCGTGCAGAATCTGACCGTCCTGCACACCAAGGACCGCGAGCTGGCCGACAGCGAGGCCTTCACCGAGCCGGTCCGGCAGGCCGACGGAGTATGGTTTACAGGAGGCCGGCAATGGCGCATCGTCGATTCCTATATGGGCACGCTCACCCAGCAGGCCTTCGAAGACGTACTGGAGCGCGGCGGCGTGATCGGCGGAAGCTCGGCCGGCGCCACCATCCAGGGGTCCTACCTGGCGCGGGGCGACTCTCGCACGAATACCATCATGATGGGAGACCACGAGGAGGGCTTCGCCTATATCGAGAACGTGGCCATCGACCAGCACCTGCTGCAGCGCAACCGGCAGTTCGACCTGGTGGAGATTATTGAGGCCAAACCGCACCTGCTGGGCATAGGACTGGATGAGAACACGGCCATCGTGGTCCAGGGCGACGTCTTCGAGGTGATGGGGGAGAGCTTCGTGGCGGTCTACGACGCCAGCCGCTGGGAGGCCGGCGACTCTGACCTGGAGGCCCTGCCCAGGGGCGAGCTCTTCCAGCTGCTGGACGCCGGCCAGCGTTACAACATGCGTACCCGAACGGTGCTGGAGGAGGACGAAGACTGA
- a CDS encoding DinB family protein, producing MKRTALSLLLVLCTAGFALAQSASPSGYAGEVVRELNETEGKLVSLAEAFPENTWDWRPGEGVRSVRETFGHIVDGNFLIPSFMGAPGPEGYQFGQSENAGLGKSEMIQALRDSFTHLREAVTATAGGDMIREVSWFGGSTNTPRGIMLFIPKHLGEHQGQLIAYARMNNITPPWSAE from the coding sequence ATGAAAAGAACAGCCCTGTCCCTCCTGCTCGTCCTCTGCACGGCCGGCTTCGCCCTGGCGCAGAGCGCCTCCCCCTCCGGCTATGCCGGAGAAGTAGTCCGCGAACTCAATGAAACCGAAGGCAAGCTGGTCAGCCTGGCCGAAGCCTTTCCCGAAAACACCTGGGACTGGCGTCCCGGTGAAGGCGTGCGCTCCGTGCGTGAGACCTTTGGTCACATCGTGGACGGCAACTTCTTGATCCCCTCCTTCATGGGCGCTCCCGGACCCGAGGGCTACCAGTTCGGCCAGTCTGAGAACGCCGGCTTGGGCAAGTCGGAGATGATCCAGGCGCTCCGCGACTCCTTCACCCACCTGCGCGAGGCGGTGACCGCCACGGCGGGGGGCGACATGATCCGCGAGGTCTCATGGTTCGGCGGCAGCACCAATACGCCCCGGGGCATCATGCTCTTCATCCCGAAGCACCTGGGCGAGCACCAGGGCCAGCTCATCGCCTATGCGCGGATGAACAACATCACCCCGCCCTGGAGCGCTGAATAG
- a CDS encoding serine hydrolase, which yields MPALVLTLLLGGCGTRVNPDVTVALEGPPQGPDSVQAEAVTHAMRAFPNQTQFAIALVSDATARFHGVLRSGDSLKTVDNRGAVYEIGSVSKVFTAYLLARLVAEGELELDRPVRELLDVPLNEDAWIRLDARTDFTLEHLANHTSGLPRIPAGMGWSAVFQSQNPYRNYGEDDLRDYLSEEMLLHSEPGTSFQYSNLGAGLLAYALGQYTGKSYEQMLQERIFGPLDMTHSTTDRTLVADRLVTGLNASGSPTPNWDLNALSGAGAILSTAEEMHRFVEASFDTAAPANRLMQQPTFRINEQMAMGLGWFILDRASGHRWLWHNGGTGGYRSSVVLDPSARRGVVLLTNVSAGHERAARVDSLSFALLESLYETAPADTAGG from the coding sequence ATGCCTGCCCTGGTTTTAACCCTGCTCCTGGGTGGCTGCGGCACCCGCGTGAACCCCGACGTCACTGTCGCCCTGGAAGGTCCGCCGCAGGGACCCGATTCGGTCCAGGCGGAGGCGGTGACCCATGCCATGCGCGCCTTTCCCAACCAAACGCAGTTTGCCATCGCACTGGTGTCGGACGCCACCGCCCGCTTCCACGGGGTGCTGCGCTCCGGTGACAGCCTGAAGACGGTGGATAACCGCGGGGCCGTCTACGAAATAGGCTCGGTAAGCAAGGTCTTTACCGCTTACCTCCTGGCCCGGCTTGTGGCGGAGGGCGAGCTGGAGCTCGACCGCCCCGTACGCGAGCTGCTGGACGTGCCGCTGAACGAAGATGCGTGGATACGGCTGGACGCCCGGACAGATTTCACCCTGGAGCACCTGGCCAACCACACCTCCGGCCTGCCCCGCATACCCGCCGGCATGGGCTGGTCCGCCGTCTTTCAGTCCCAGAATCCCTACCGCAACTACGGAGAGGACGACCTGCGGGACTATCTCTCCGAGGAAATGCTGCTGCACAGCGAACCGGGCACCTCCTTCCAGTACTCCAACCTGGGCGCCGGACTGCTGGCCTACGCGCTCGGCCAGTACACCGGCAAAAGCTACGAACAAATGCTGCAGGAGCGTATTTTCGGTCCCCTTGACATGACCCATTCCACCACCGACCGCACCCTGGTGGCTGACCGGCTGGTCACCGGGCTGAACGCCTCGGGAAGTCCCACGCCGAACTGGGACCTCAACGCGCTGAGCGGGGCGGGCGCCATCCTCTCCACGGCAGAGGAGATGCACCGTTTTGTGGAGGCCAGCTTCGACACGGCCGCTCCCGCCAACCGCCTTATGCAGCAGCCCACTTTCCGGATCAACGAGCAGATGGCGATGGGACTGGGCTGGTTCATCCTGGACCGGGCGTCGGGACACCGCTGGCTCTGGCATAACGGGGGGACGGGCGGCTACCGCTCCTCTGTGGTACTGGACCCTTCGGCCCGCCGTGGCGTTGTGCTGCTTACCAACGTATCCGCCGGACACGAGCGCGCCGCCCGGGTGGACAGCCTCAGTTTTGCCCTGCTGGAGAGTCTTTACGAAACAGCGCCCGCCGATACGGCCGGGGGTTGA
- a CDS encoding sodium/sugar symporter, producing MTFSALDLIVFVVYCCLILGLGLFIAKRKGTNDSEGYFLANKSLPWWAIGTSLIAANISAEQMIGMSGSGYAIGLAIASYEWMAALTLILVAKYMLPIFLEKKIYTMPQFLQDRFDGRVRVSLAVFWILVYIFVNLTSVLYLGALSMNTIFGMDLFWGILVLAAFSAIYTIYGGLTSVAWTDVVQVSFLVIGGLVTTWFALDAYSGGEGAVAGLGGLIQDFPGKFEMILEKGNAYYNDLPGIWVIFGGLWVANISYWGFNQYIIQRALAAKNLQEAQRGMIFAGYLKMLMPLIVVIPGIAAFGLGAEFEQADKAYPWVLGNFVVSGLRGLTFAALIAAIASSLSSMTNSTSTIFTLDIYKTHFDPDASEKKLVRTGRIVSFVAITLAVLVAPLLNNFEQAFQFIQEFTGFISPGVVAIFLLGFYWKKATANGALVAAICTIPLSWAFKVWASGIPFLNRMGIVFLILCGLIALVSWLEGMEDDPKAIRLRRDLFRTGNVFNMGAIGICGLLAVLYLLFW from the coding sequence ATGACTTTTTCGGCACTGGACCTGATCGTCTTTGTCGTCTATTGCTGCCTGATCCTGGGACTGGGTCTTTTTATCGCCAAACGCAAGGGCACCAACGATTCGGAGGGGTATTTCCTGGCCAACAAGTCTCTGCCGTGGTGGGCCATCGGCACTTCTCTCATCGCCGCCAATATCTCCGCCGAGCAGATGATCGGCATGTCGGGCTCGGGATACGCCATCGGCCTCGCCATTGCAAGCTACGAGTGGATGGCCGCCCTCACCCTCATCCTGGTGGCAAAGTACATGCTGCCCATTTTCCTGGAGAAGAAGATCTATACCATGCCGCAGTTCCTGCAGGACCGTTTCGACGGACGTGTGCGGGTCAGCCTGGCAGTTTTCTGGATCCTGGTCTACATATTTGTCAACCTCACCTCAGTGCTCTACCTGGGGGCCCTCAGCATGAACACCATCTTCGGTATGGACCTGTTCTGGGGCATCCTGGTACTGGCCGCCTTTTCAGCCATCTATACCATTTATGGAGGACTCACCTCGGTGGCCTGGACCGACGTGGTGCAGGTCTCCTTCCTGGTGATCGGTGGACTGGTGACCACCTGGTTTGCCCTGGACGCCTACAGCGGCGGGGAGGGCGCCGTGGCGGGGCTGGGGGGACTTATCCAGGACTTTCCCGGCAAGTTTGAGATGATCCTGGAGAAAGGAAACGCGTACTACAACGATCTGCCGGGTATTTGGGTGATCTTCGGGGGACTCTGGGTGGCCAATATCAGCTACTGGGGCTTCAACCAGTATATCATCCAGCGCGCGCTGGCCGCCAAAAACCTGCAGGAGGCGCAGCGGGGCATGATCTTCGCCGGCTACCTGAAGATGCTTATGCCACTGATCGTGGTCATCCCCGGCATTGCGGCCTTCGGACTGGGTGCCGAGTTCGAGCAGGCCGACAAGGCCTATCCCTGGGTGCTGGGCAACTTCGTGGTGAGCGGGCTGAGGGGACTCACCTTCGCCGCGCTTATCGCGGCCATCGCCTCCTCGCTGAGCTCCATGACCAACAGCACCTCCACCATCTTTACGCTGGACATCTACAAGACCCACTTCGATCCCGATGCCTCCGAGAAAAAGCTGGTGCGGACGGGACGCATAGTCAGCTTCGTCGCTATTACCCTGGCCGTGCTGGTCGCCCCCCTGTTGAACAACTTCGAACAGGCCTTCCAGTTCATCCAGGAATTCACCGGCTTTATCAGTCCGGGCGTGGTGGCTATTTTCCTGCTGGGCTTCTATTGGAAGAAGGCCACCGCCAACGGCGCGCTGGTGGCCGCTATCTGCACCATCCCGCTTTCATGGGCCTTCAAGGTCTGGGCGTCCGGCATTCCCTTCCTCAACCGCATGGGCATCGTATTCCTTATACTCTGCGGGCTCATCGCGCTGGTCTCCTGGCTGGAGGGGATGGAAGACGATCCCAAGGCCATCCGCCTGCGCAGAGACCTGTTCCGGACGGGCAATGTTTTCAATATGGGCGCCATCGGCATTTGCGGGCTCCTCGCCGTACTCTATCTCCTGTTTTGGTAA
- a CDS encoding UDP-glucose--hexose-1-phosphate uridylyltransferase — translation MDLENNSHRRLNPLNGRWVQVSPNRTDRPWQGQEESPPPQQKPRHKEGCYLCPGNERAGGVRNPDYESTFVFDNDFSSLRPDVPGEEHREGELLAARGERGICRVICFTPRHDLSLPEMENSQVEELVELWTRQYRELGERPFINYVQIFENKGEMMGCSNPHPHGQIYAQETVPEEPAAELEHQTAYYRSHGATLLGAYLEEELEREDRIVLQNGHFVALVPWWAYWPFETMIVSRRPLARFTDLRGEEREALAAIIHRLTVRYDNLFEVSFPYSAGFHPAPTDGRDYPQWHFHMHFYPPLLRSATVKKFKAGYEMLANPQRDFTPEFAAGRLRETSDVHFRSA, via the coding sequence ATGGACCTGGAAAATAATTCTCACAGGAGATTGAATCCGCTGAACGGCCGCTGGGTGCAGGTATCACCCAACCGCACCGACCGGCCCTGGCAGGGGCAGGAGGAGTCGCCTCCCCCGCAGCAGAAGCCGCGTCACAAGGAAGGCTGCTACCTCTGCCCGGGCAACGAGCGAGCGGGCGGGGTGCGGAATCCGGACTACGAGAGCACCTTTGTCTTCGACAACGACTTCAGCTCCCTGCGCCCCGACGTGCCCGGAGAGGAGCATAGGGAAGGAGAGCTGCTGGCCGCCCGTGGCGAGCGGGGCATCTGCCGGGTGATCTGCTTCACGCCCCGGCACGACCTGAGCCTGCCCGAGATGGAGAACTCCCAGGTGGAGGAGCTGGTGGAGCTCTGGACCCGACAGTACCGCGAGCTGGGCGAACGTCCCTTTATCAACTACGTGCAGATCTTCGAAAACAAGGGGGAGATGATGGGCTGCAGCAACCCCCATCCCCACGGGCAGATATACGCCCAGGAGACGGTGCCTGAAGAGCCTGCCGCCGAGCTGGAACACCAGACTGCCTACTACCGCTCGCACGGCGCCACCCTGCTGGGCGCCTATCTGGAGGAAGAGCTGGAACGGGAGGATCGCATCGTCCTGCAGAACGGTCATTTTGTAGCCCTCGTGCCGTGGTGGGCCTACTGGCCCTTCGAGACCATGATCGTAAGCCGTCGACCCCTGGCCCGCTTCACCGACCTTCGCGGGGAGGAGCGGGAGGCCCTGGCCGCGATCATCCATCGCCTGACGGTACGCTACGACAACCTCTTCGAGGTCTCATTCCCCTATTCGGCGGGCTTTCATCCGGCGCCCACCGACGGGCGGGACTATCCCCAGTGGCATTTCCACATGCATTTCTACCCGCCGCTGCTCCGTTCGGCCACTGTCAAGAAATTCAAGGCCGGTTACGAGATGCTGGCTAATCCCCAGCGCGATTTTACTCCCGAATTCGCCGCGGGACGCCTGCGCGAGACCTCCGATGTACACTTCAGAAGCGCCTGA
- a CDS encoding TonB-dependent receptor: MKLSRFYPAGLYLCTLVLFGILLAPATSWGQDQATLRVVVSSDQDGSPIPSANVVLLSPDETEREEEGILHAGASDSDGLVELADVVPGEYLLRVTFVGHKTHRDTIRLAAGERRVIQVALAVDVETLGQVVVESEREVTVGEVGVNRISEIDVARIPTPSPGGDLASYLQTLPGVVSAGDRGGNLYIRGGTPYQNLILVDNMPVVKPFHISNLYSAFSDATLQSADMHAGGFGAEYLGASSAVIDLSLRQGNMKDFNANGSLGSHMVALQAEGPLQTDHHSFMLMGRKSLIEDTSPTLIGEEDPIDFYDVLGRYSYQDSGIACNVTALHTNDRGEINPNRAVDISWSNSVLGGRCLSFDEYFNRPIEVTVGFSRYSNSESTAEETELYSSMEQQFLKLDHAFEGFGTLLEYGFGVNFTRYEAELAERFAQQESFSNRTAVIDAYVSTDLEIGDRLTLQPSMGSQLSLHTTPTFEPRFRASYLPGGTGSHEVSLAFGRYYQISDAITDERDAGTTFAVMKGSEWGDPNQGALHGILGYRLRLPDGFEAKVEAYVKRHSDIPVSRWSPETQIEMETALADGMTYGADVRLEYDNSPLYLFLGYGYSQVEYEASSGNLGAWIKQPVYRYNPTHDRRHKLNTVASYTFGGFTTSLSWEFGTGRPYTRVYGFDLRLQLPGENPLEEPGTARTLYSRPYGDRLPMYHRLDVSLERTFRFSQGVTLETKVGMINSYNRKNVFYYDANLLQRVNQTPRMPYASMSINFN; this comes from the coding sequence ATGAAATTGTCTCGCTTCTACCCCGCCGGGTTATACCTTTGCACGCTAGTGTTATTCGGCATTTTACTGGCACCCGCTACCTCCTGGGGCCAGGACCAGGCCACCTTGAGGGTGGTCGTATCCTCCGACCAGGATGGCAGTCCCATACCTAGTGCCAACGTGGTGCTGCTCAGTCCGGATGAGACCGAACGTGAAGAGGAGGGGATACTGCATGCCGGTGCCAGCGATTCCGATGGGTTGGTTGAGCTTGCAGATGTCGTGCCCGGCGAGTATCTGCTTCGAGTCACTTTTGTAGGACATAAAACGCACCGCGACACAATCAGGCTAGCGGCAGGAGAGCGGCGGGTCATTCAGGTTGCGCTTGCCGTGGATGTGGAAACGCTCGGCCAGGTCGTCGTGGAGAGCGAACGGGAGGTGACGGTAGGAGAGGTGGGAGTAAATCGTATATCCGAGATTGACGTCGCCCGAATTCCGACCCCCAGCCCCGGCGGCGACCTGGCATCGTACCTTCAGACGCTGCCCGGTGTGGTATCGGCGGGTGACCGGGGAGGCAATCTTTATATACGTGGCGGCACACCCTATCAAAACTTGATATTGGTGGACAATATGCCGGTGGTCAAACCTTTTCACATCTCCAATCTCTATTCGGCGTTCTCCGATGCTACCCTGCAGAGCGCAGACATGCACGCAGGAGGCTTCGGTGCCGAATACCTGGGGGCGTCCTCCGCCGTCATCGACCTGAGTCTGAGACAGGGTAATATGAAAGATTTTAACGCCAATGGATCTCTTGGATCGCATATGGTGGCCTTGCAGGCCGAAGGCCCGCTTCAGACCGACCATCACTCCTTTATGCTCATGGGACGGAAGTCGCTCATCGAAGATACGTCACCAACCCTGATCGGCGAGGAGGACCCCATTGACTTCTACGACGTGTTAGGAAGATATTCTTATCAGGACAGCGGTATAGCGTGTAACGTCACCGCGCTGCATACCAACGACAGGGGAGAAATCAATCCCAACCGTGCAGTCGATATCTCGTGGAGCAATTCCGTCCTGGGAGGACGCTGCTTGAGTTTCGACGAATATTTTAACCGTCCCATCGAGGTGACGGTGGGCTTCAGCAGGTACAGCAACTCGGAAAGTACCGCAGAGGAAACAGAATTGTACTCTTCCATGGAGCAACAATTTTTAAAGCTGGATCATGCTTTTGAGGGCTTTGGAACACTATTGGAATATGGTTTCGGCGTGAACTTCACACGCTATGAGGCGGAGCTGGCAGAGCGCTTTGCCCAACAGGAATCCTTTTCCAACAGGACGGCCGTGATCGATGCCTATGTTTCCACCGATCTTGAGATAGGAGACCGCTTGACCCTCCAGCCCAGTATGGGTTCGCAGCTTTCGCTGCACACAACGCCTACCTTTGAACCCAGATTCCGTGCCTCCTATCTGCCGGGAGGGACGGGTTCCCATGAGGTAAGCCTGGCATTTGGCCGCTATTACCAGATTTCCGATGCCATCACCGATGAACGGGATGCAGGAACCACCTTTGCTGTCATGAAGGGTTCGGAATGGGGCGATCCGAACCAGGGCGCCCTTCATGGCATATTGGGTTACAGGCTGAGGCTTCCCGATGGTTTTGAGGCCAAGGTGGAGGCTTATGTTAAACGCCATTCCGATATCCCCGTATCGAGATGGAGCCCGGAGACGCAGATCGAAATGGAGACGGCCCTGGCGGACGGTATGACCTATGGCGCGGATGTGAGGTTGGAGTACGACAACAGCCCGCTCTATCTCTTCCTGGGTTACGGCTATTCCCAGGTGGAGTACGAAGCCAGCTCGGGTAATCTCGGAGCGTGGATAAAACAGCCGGTCTACCGTTATAATCCGACACACGACAGGCGACACAAGCTGAATACCGTCGCCAGCTATACGTTCGGCGGATTTACAACCAGCCTGAGTTGGGAGTTCGGTACCGGGAGGCCTTACACCAGGGTGTACGGATTCGACCTGCGGCTGCAACTTCCAGGAGAAAATCCTCTTGAGGAGCCCGGTACAGCCCGCACTCTTTACAGCCGCCCCTACGGAGACCGGCTGCCAATGTACCACAGGCTGGATGTGTCCTTGGAGCGAACCTTCCGTTTTTCACAGGGAGTTACCCTGGAAACAAAAG